In a genomic window of Flavobacterium crassostreae:
- a CDS encoding SPOR domain-containing protein, protein MNLDSYISQLLYRYQCVIVPGFGAFLTETQSAQWVASANSFFPPKKLVSFNTNLKNNDGLLANHIAATEKTSYNYAVNAIEYEVAKWKKALENKDVLVLKNIGTLSTNADNNLVFRPSEQENFLTSSFGLASFVSPVVKRTIFEQKTENIATTNTTLSLETPVLESNPRSSYLKYAAIFVLGLGLAGTLGYPIYQNELATQSILVERSVQKQVENKIQEATFFIQNPMPAVTLAIQENKLPYHVVAGAFREEKNANKIYQKLVKKGYDSKLLEVNKHGLYPVVYGSYATLAEAEKAKRDIQQHENAEAWVLIESL, encoded by the coding sequence ATGAATTTAGACTCTTACATATCTCAGCTACTCTATCGTTACCAATGTGTTATCGTTCCTGGTTTTGGTGCATTCCTTACAGAAACTCAGTCCGCACAATGGGTTGCGAGTGCTAATTCGTTTTTTCCGCCCAAAAAATTAGTCTCCTTTAATACAAATCTAAAAAATAATGATGGGTTATTGGCCAATCATATTGCGGCCACCGAAAAAACATCGTACAATTATGCCGTAAATGCAATTGAATACGAAGTAGCCAAATGGAAAAAAGCTTTAGAAAACAAAGATGTTTTGGTTCTAAAAAATATTGGAACACTGAGTACCAACGCAGATAACAATTTGGTTTTTAGACCCTCTGAACAAGAAAACTTTTTAACCAGTTCTTTTGGTTTAGCATCGTTTGTTTCTCCAGTGGTAAAAAGAACCATTTTTGAACAAAAAACAGAAAACATTGCCACCACCAATACTACCCTATCTCTGGAAACTCCAGTTTTAGAATCCAACCCTAGAAGTTCTTACTTAAAGTATGCGGCTATTTTTGTTTTAGGATTAGGATTGGCCGGAACTTTAGGCTATCCAATTTATCAAAATGAATTAGCTACACAATCTATTTTGGTAGAGAGATCGGTACAAAAACAGGTTGAAAATAAAATTCAAGAAGCCACGTTTTTTATCCAAAACCCAATGCCTGCGGTAACGTTAGCCATTCAGGAGAATAAATTACCGTATCATGTAGTTGCGGGCGCCTTTAGAGAAGAAAAAAATGCCAACAAAATATACCAAAAACTAGTAAAAAAAGGCTACGATTCCAAACTTTTGGAAGTAAACAAACACGGTTTATATCCGGTGGTTTACGGCAGTTATGCTACTTTGGCAGAAGCCGAAAAAGCAAAACGAGATATACAACAGCATGAAAATGCAGAAGCATGGGTTCTGATTGAATCTTTGTAA
- a CDS encoding helix-turn-helix domain-containing protein has protein sequence MQTLSQAAAYTLQFINQTQRSVFLTGKAGTGKTTLLREIIATTHKNTVVVAPTGIAALNAGGVTIHSMFQLPFGGFIPAFNVDSQFTDTVKFESKDTLRRHFKMSGLKKSVIRNMELLVIDEVSMLRADLLDAMDYMMQTVRKKAAPFGGVQVLYIGDLLQLPPVIRDEEWRTLRNYYSGKFFFHSHAVQLSPPLYIELSQIYRQTDTDFIAVLNNLRNNQISQQDIAVLNKYVKPDFDLKENKGYITLTTHNAKADAMNTQALADLKGELITYDPEIVGDFPEKIFPVEEHLQLKVGAQIMFVKNDLSFEKNYFNGKMGVIKSLDMHEISVHFPEENKTIEVEKYEWQNIRYQLNPLTKEVEEEILGTFVHYPIKLAWAITVHKSQGLTFDKAAIDVSQVFMPGQAYVALSRLRSLKGLVLLSPLRMNGISNDQDVMDYARNKATEDVLKNSLHFETKNFIHNYLIASFDWSNLAQEWRNHKFSYSDTSESSEKSKHAIWANKQLTTVEGILDPSKKFMHQLNKIFNTETVDLIHVSERIQAAFDYFFKPMDELVFEVLWKLEEVKRIQKVKAFFDELCLLEEVQTKAVLRLMKAKLLIDTVVAGQTISKEKLTSEEIKKYILSKKEAIENQFKKNHVTLIEDDKNLERYTSNKKTVKKAPKKSTIDETYDLWASKNSIQEIAKIRKLTHQTIETHLVKLVQSKKVTVQELLPPDKIETLQLAFKHYQEESLNSMKEQLGDAFSWNELRMFKASLN, from the coding sequence ATGCAAACTCTATCACAAGCCGCTGCTTATACTTTACAATTTATCAATCAAACCCAACGATCTGTTTTTTTGACCGGTAAAGCAGGAACGGGTAAAACGACATTGTTGCGCGAAATTATTGCAACCACACACAAGAACACTGTGGTCGTGGCACCTACAGGAATTGCTGCGCTTAACGCAGGCGGCGTTACCATTCACTCCATGTTTCAGTTGCCTTTTGGCGGATTTATTCCGGCTTTTAATGTTGATTCTCAGTTTACGGATACGGTTAAATTTGAATCGAAAGATACCTTACGTAGGCATTTTAAGATGAGCGGACTCAAAAAATCAGTTATTCGAAACATGGAATTGCTTGTTATTGATGAAGTAAGTATGCTACGTGCTGATTTACTGGACGCTATGGATTATATGATGCAAACTGTTCGTAAAAAAGCAGCCCCTTTTGGTGGTGTTCAAGTATTGTATATAGGAGATTTACTACAATTGCCACCCGTTATTCGAGACGAAGAATGGCGTACGTTGCGCAATTATTATAGCGGAAAATTCTTTTTCCATTCGCATGCCGTGCAACTTAGCCCGCCTTTGTACATAGAATTGTCTCAAATTTACCGTCAAACCGATACGGATTTTATCGCTGTTTTAAATAATTTGCGTAACAACCAGATTTCGCAACAGGATATTGCCGTTTTAAATAAATACGTCAAACCAGATTTTGATCTGAAAGAAAACAAAGGATACATTACGCTAACCACCCATAACGCTAAGGCGGATGCAATGAATACCCAAGCGCTTGCCGATCTAAAAGGGGAGTTAATTACCTATGATCCAGAGATAGTAGGTGATTTTCCTGAAAAAATCTTTCCGGTAGAGGAGCATTTGCAACTCAAAGTAGGGGCACAGATAATGTTTGTCAAAAATGATTTGTCTTTTGAAAAAAACTATTTCAACGGAAAAATGGGTGTCATTAAATCCTTAGACATGCATGAAATTAGCGTCCATTTTCCGGAAGAGAATAAAACAATAGAAGTCGAAAAGTACGAATGGCAAAACATCCGATACCAATTGAACCCTTTGACTAAAGAAGTTGAAGAGGAAATTTTAGGCACCTTTGTACACTATCCTATCAAGTTGGCCTGGGCTATTACGGTACACAAAAGCCAAGGATTGACCTTTGACAAAGCAGCAATTGATGTTTCGCAAGTTTTTATGCCTGGACAAGCCTATGTTGCCTTATCGCGTTTGCGTTCCTTAAAAGGGCTTGTTTTGCTTTCTCCGCTACGTATGAATGGAATTTCGAATGACCAAGACGTGATGGATTATGCACGGAATAAGGCTACTGAGGACGTTTTGAAAAATTCGTTACACTTTGAAACCAAAAATTTCATCCATAACTATTTGATTGCTAGCTTTGATTGGTCTAATCTGGCTCAGGAATGGCGCAATCACAAATTTAGTTATTCCGACACCTCCGAAAGTTCCGAGAAATCCAAGCACGCCATTTGGGCAAACAAGCAGTTAACAACTGTGGAAGGGATTTTAGATCCATCCAAAAAATTTATGCACCAGCTTAATAAAATTTTCAATACTGAGACCGTCGATCTAATCCATGTTTCGGAGCGCATTCAAGCGGCTTTTGATTATTTTTTCAAACCAATGGACGAGTTGGTTTTTGAAGTTTTGTGGAAGCTAGAAGAAGTAAAACGGATCCAGAAAGTTAAAGCTTTTTTTGACGAATTATGCCTTCTAGAAGAAGTGCAGACCAAAGCCGTTTTGCGACTCATGAAAGCCAAATTGCTTATAGATACTGTAGTTGCAGGCCAAACTATTTCGAAAGAAAAACTAACTTCTGAGGAAATTAAAAAATACATCTTGAGCAAAAAAGAGGCCATTGAAAACCAATTTAAAAAAAATCATGTCACTCTGATAGAAGACGATAAAAACCTCGAACGATACACTTCTAATAAAAAAACAGTAAAGAAAGCACCCAAAAAATCGACCATTGACGAAACCTATGATTTATGGGCTTCCAAAAATTCGATACAAGAGATTGCTAAAATCCGAAAACTAACCCATCAAACGATCGAAACTCATTTAGTAAAACTCGTACAATCCAAAAAAGTAACCGTACAAGAGTTGTTGCCGCCGGACAAAATAGAGACCTTACAATTGGCATTTAAGCACTACCAAGAAGAATCCTTAAACAGCATGAAAGAGCAACTGGGTGATGCCTTTAGTTGGAACGAATTACGGATGTTTAAAGCCAGCCTAAATTAA
- a CDS encoding OmpH family outer membrane protein codes for MKKVLLIIAISISVVACNKTAEVKEVKTAYVDTSVLMKEYTEAKDLEAKYKAQSEEKGRQLEAEINRFKQDAANFQKQAQANGQEWAQRRGAELQKREQQLGYAQQALAQQLQQESGTEMDSLVTGIKKFIKSYGKEKGYAYIYGTGDAASILYAEEKFDITKDIIKALNAKYESETKTENKEATKTATTKEAVEKK; via the coding sequence ATGAAAAAAGTATTATTAATTATCGCAATTTCTATTTCAGTTGTTGCTTGTAACAAAACTGCAGAAGTTAAAGAAGTAAAAACGGCTTATGTAGATACTTCGGTATTAATGAAAGAATACACAGAGGCAAAAGATCTTGAAGCAAAATACAAAGCACAGTCGGAAGAAAAAGGAAGACAGCTCGAAGCTGAAATTAATCGCTTTAAACAAGATGCTGCCAATTTTCAAAAACAAGCACAAGCCAACGGGCAAGAATGGGCGCAACGTAGAGGTGCAGAATTGCAAAAAAGAGAACAACAATTGGGCTATGCACAACAAGCATTAGCACAACAATTACAACAAGAAAGTGGTACCGAGATGGATAGTTTGGTAACGGGTATCAAAAAATTTATCAAATCGTATGGTAAAGAAAAAGGATATGCTTACATATACGGAACCGGCGATGCAGCTTCTATTTTGTATGCCGAAGAAAAATTTGATATCACCAAAGACATTATCAAAGCTTTGAATGCCAAATACGAGTCCGAGACTAAAACAGAAAACAAAGAAGCAACTAAAACGGCTACTACCAAAGAAGCGGTAGAGAAAAAATAA
- a CDS encoding class I SAM-dependent methyltransferase, with protein MDIANKKPFLTVKDHSVSKEIFELYLDEDLDMLITHPQPSLATLGRYYESEDYISHTDNKRSLFEKAYHFVKGIALKNKLDLIHSLQPSKGSILDIGAGTGDFLATAQKNGWQTTAIEPSEKAKEIATQKGVVFVKDIASLASHSMDVITMWHVLEHVPDLEQQIKELKRVLKPNGTVVIAVPNFKSFDAKHYQSFWAAYDVPIHFWHFSKTAIQKLFGKHQMELHKIVPMKFDSFYVSLLSEKYQTGKMNYLKAFFIGLQSNWRAKRNEEYSSLIYVLKNK; from the coding sequence ATGGACATTGCCAACAAAAAACCCTTTCTTACCGTAAAAGACCATTCTGTTTCAAAAGAAATTTTTGAATTATATTTGGATGAAGATCTGGATATGTTAATTACGCATCCACAACCTAGTTTAGCTACCCTCGGAAGGTATTACGAAAGCGAAGATTATATTTCGCATACGGACAATAAGAGGTCCTTGTTTGAAAAAGCCTATCATTTTGTAAAAGGCATCGCTTTAAAAAACAAACTCGATTTGATCCATTCTTTGCAACCCTCCAAAGGCTCTATTTTAGATATAGGAGCAGGCACTGGAGACTTTTTGGCAACAGCCCAAAAAAATGGTTGGCAAACTACTGCAATAGAACCAAGCGAAAAAGCCAAAGAGATTGCCACCCAAAAAGGAGTTGTTTTTGTAAAAGATATTGCTAGTTTGGCAAGCCATTCCATGGATGTAATTACGATGTGGCATGTTTTAGAACACGTGCCAGATTTAGAACAACAAATTAAAGAGCTAAAAAGAGTTTTAAAACCAAATGGAACGGTAGTAATTGCAGTTCCAAATTTTAAATCCTTTGATGCAAAACACTACCAATCTTTTTGGGCAGCCTATGATGTGCCAATTCATTTTTGGCATTTTTCTAAAACAGCCATCCAAAAACTTTTTGGAAAGCATCAAATGGAGTTGCATAAAATTGTTCCCATGAAATTTGATTCTTTTTATGTTAGTTTACTTTCAGAAAAATACCAAACCGGAAAAATGAATTACCTAAAAGCTTTTTTTATAGGTTTGCAGTCCAATTGGAGAGCCAAGCGAAATGAAGAGTATTCTTCGTTGATTTATGTGCTTAAAAATAAATAA
- the mnmG gene encoding tRNA uridine-5-carboxymethylaminomethyl(34) synthesis enzyme MnmG, whose protein sequence is MFQEEYDVIVVGAGHAGSEAAAAAANLGSKTLLVTMSLQNIAQMSCNPAMGGIAKGQIVREIDALGGYSGIISDRTAIQFKMLNKSKGPAMWSPRVQSDRMRFAEEWRLMLEGTPNLDFYQEMVQGLIIVDGVVKGVRTSLGIEIKAKSVVLTNGTFLNGLIHVGDKQFGGGRAGEGAAHGITEDLIKAGFESGRMKTGTPPRVDGRSLDFSKMNEEKGDAKPDKFSYSDATTALVHQRSCHMTYTSLEVHDILREGFDRSPMFNGRIQSLGPRYCPSIEDKINRFADKERHQLFIEPEGWKTCEVYVNGFSTSLPADIQFKAMRSVVGFEKVQFFRPGYAIEYDYFPPTQLKHTLETKLVEGLYFAGQINGTTGYEEAASQGLMAGINAHLKINQKEPLILKRDEAYIGVLIDDLITKGTEEPYRMFTSRAEYRTLLRQDNADFRLTPMSFEIGLASEQRLRRMEHKLKESEKLVSFFRESSVTMAEANPILESKNTALITQGDKMFKIFSRPQINLEDILKLEKVQAYIQENDVDQEILEQSEIQVKYSGYIEKERNNADKLKRLEDVKIPEDFDYYKIKSMSIEAKQKLTKVRPITISQASRISGVSPSDISVLLIYMGR, encoded by the coding sequence ATGTTTCAAGAAGAATACGATGTTATAGTTGTTGGAGCCGGTCATGCAGGTTCTGAGGCTGCTGCTGCGGCAGCCAATTTGGGTTCCAAAACATTATTGGTTACAATGAGTTTGCAAAACATTGCACAGATGTCTTGCAACCCTGCCATGGGCGGTATTGCCAAAGGACAGATTGTTCGTGAGATTGATGCGCTTGGTGGATACTCCGGAATTATTTCGGACCGAACGGCTATTCAATTTAAAATGTTGAATAAGTCCAAAGGGCCTGCCATGTGGTCTCCGAGGGTTCAAAGTGATCGGATGCGTTTTGCCGAAGAATGGCGTTTGATGTTAGAAGGAACTCCTAATTTAGATTTCTACCAAGAGATGGTCCAGGGTTTAATTATTGTAGATGGTGTTGTAAAAGGCGTGCGTACCTCTCTCGGTATTGAAATCAAAGCTAAGTCGGTTGTTTTGACCAACGGTACTTTTTTGAATGGTTTGATTCATGTTGGAGACAAACAATTTGGAGGCGGTAGAGCAGGAGAAGGTGCTGCACATGGTATCACCGAAGATTTAATTAAAGCAGGTTTTGAATCCGGCCGAATGAAAACCGGAACGCCACCTAGAGTAGATGGAAGGTCTTTAGATTTTTCTAAAATGAATGAAGAAAAAGGAGATGCCAAACCAGATAAATTTTCTTATTCGGATGCTACCACAGCTTTGGTACATCAGCGCTCTTGCCACATGACGTATACCTCTTTGGAGGTACATGATATTTTGAGAGAAGGTTTTGATCGATCGCCGATGTTTAACGGTCGTATTCAAAGTTTGGGTCCGAGGTATTGTCCTTCTATCGAAGATAAAATTAACCGGTTTGCAGATAAAGAACGCCACCAACTTTTTATAGAGCCCGAAGGTTGGAAAACCTGCGAAGTATATGTAAATGGTTTTTCGACTTCACTTCCGGCAGACATTCAGTTTAAAGCCATGCGCTCTGTAGTTGGTTTTGAAAAAGTACAGTTCTTTAGACCAGGCTATGCTATAGAGTATGATTATTTTCCGCCTACACAATTAAAACATACCTTAGAAACTAAATTAGTAGAAGGCTTGTATTTTGCTGGACAAATTAATGGAACTACTGGTTACGAAGAGGCGGCGTCGCAAGGGTTAATGGCTGGTATTAATGCCCATTTAAAAATCAATCAAAAAGAACCTCTAATATTAAAAAGAGACGAAGCTTATATTGGGGTATTGATAGATGATCTCATCACCAAAGGAACCGAAGAGCCTTACAGAATGTTTACCTCAAGGGCAGAGTACAGAACCTTGTTGCGACAAGATAATGCAGATTTTAGGTTGACTCCAATGTCTTTCGAAATTGGTTTGGCTTCAGAACAGCGTTTGCGCAGAATGGAACACAAATTAAAAGAGTCCGAAAAGTTGGTTTCTTTTTTTAGAGAATCCAGTGTTACTATGGCAGAGGCAAACCCAATATTAGAATCTAAAAATACTGCTTTGATAACGCAGGGAGACAAAATGTTTAAAATATTTTCTCGTCCGCAAATCAATTTAGAAGATATTTTGAAACTAGAAAAGGTTCAAGCTTATATTCAAGAAAATGATGTAGATCAAGAAATTTTAGAACAATCCGAAATACAAGTAAAATATTCTGGTTACATCGAGAAAGAACGTAACAATGCAGATAAATTAAAACGCCTGGAAGATGTTAAAATCCCAGAAGATTTTGATTACTATAAAATTAAATCCATGTCTATTGAAGCCAAGCAAAAATTGACCAAGGTCCGTCCAATTACAATTTCTCAAGCTTCAAGAATTAGTGGGGTTTCTCCTAGTGATATTTCGGTGCTGTTAATCTATATGGGTAGGTAA